One Leuconostoc mesenteroides subsp. mesenteroides ATCC 8293 genomic window, CGTATTTACTTAGTGTCTTAAGAAAATCAATTGATTCACCATACAGCGTTTTATCAGCCACAACGTGATCACCTGATGTCAAAAGTGCTAAGAGTGTTGTTGATATAGCAGACATACCTGTGTTCGTGATGACACTATTTTCTGATTGCTCCAAGTAGGTCATAAGTTCTGCAATCCCATCACGATTCGCATTATGGGACCTCGTATACGCATAACCTTTTCGATCATAAGTATTTTGCAGATCATCTAAATCTGCCACATTGTGAGCTGTTGACAAATATAAAGGCATCACTTCTGGATCACTGACACGATTGGGGTTAATTTTATTCCCTTTGTACAATATGTTTGTATTTTGTTCATTTTTGTATGTCATTACGACAATACCTCCCTTAAAATAAAAATAAAAATGCACTGATTTGTATCAAAGTTCGTATTTACGGATCCGCTATTTGATATTGCAGTCTACTCTACATACTTATCTATTTTATTTCATTAGTTAAATTGCCTTTTTAAAAATATAATTTGTACAAATTGCACAAATAACATCTCTTTTCAGGAACAAAAAACAGCATACCTAAGTTAGGTATACTGTTTTTAGAAAACTATTTACTCGCAATGTTTAAATAATCTTATCTTGGTTCCACTGAATAAATGCTATAATCGATTAACAACTTTTTTTGAAAGTGTGGTGCGTATGGAAATTAAGCAATTAGAATATTTTGTTACTGCCCATAACTGTGGCAGTTTGAGCAAAGCTGCCGCTAAACTGTTTACAACCCAACCCAATGTCAGCAGGGTCATCAAACTTTTTGAACAAGAGTTAGGCTCTCCTCTATTTGAACGAACTAGCAAAGGATTGAAACTAACAGCGTATGGCAAATCAATTTATAGTTATGCTGAAAATATTTTGAAAAACGTAAATTTGATTACTGATACAAATTCTATATCAAGTAATAATAATTTTTCCGTAGCAACCTATCCCAGTAATATCATGTCATGGCTGTTAGTTGAACTATACCAGAAAAACCCAGATATGATTCTTTCTCACCAACAAGGTACCGTTGAAGAAATAACGACTCAAGTTTCCCAAGGATTCTCTGAGCTAGGCATTCTATACGTTTCTCAAAACCAGTTAAAGGCTTTTCGACATATTATTTCTCACAAGAAACTAAAATTTATTGAGATTGAAAAAAGAGAGGCGTGTATTTATGTCGGACATAACAACCCTCTTTACAATAAAACCTCAATCTCGTTTGAAGAACTACTAAAATTAAAATTTGTCCGCGGATTAAATGATTTTTTTTCTATGGAACACCAATTGGAACAAGTTAATGTTGGTGGCTTCGCTACAGATACGCTACAACCAACTGTTTACACCAATAGCGAGCATCTTTTAACAAATATCATTTTAGAAACAGATGTCGTTGAGCTAGGTATTAATATGGTTTCTCCTAGCCATAAACAATATGATATCAAAAATTTAAAAATTGAAGGAGAAGATGCCTACTTAACATTTGGCTACGTGATCCAACAGGATCACAATCTCAGTCATAATGCGCAAGAACTACTAAAAAGTCTCGAAAAATTACTAAAGCCATAACAAAATGTTATGGCTTTTTACCTATAAACTGGTAATTGTTCTAAATAATTATATCAGGTATAGTGATTGTATATTAATCATTCGAAAAAGGCCACTTTTGAATGAAGCCATCATTATACTTTAAAACTTCAAATCAGCGATAACCCACACTCATGCAAAAATTCATCTGCCAGTAAATAAATATTATAATACAAATACTCTTTAAATCTAATTTGTCTACCCTTATTTAATTGTGACATGGATTGACTATATTATATGGAAGAAAAAAATATTTTTTGTTCAATGTCCTAATGTCCAACCACCGTCAATTGGTACTACTGTGCCATTAATATAGTCAGCTTGTGGGCTTGTCAAAAACATTGTTAAATCAGCGACTTCCTGTGGTGCAGCCCAGCGCTTTGCGGGGGTTTGATTGGCAACTTGTTGGGCCATACTAGCATCGCCAGCAAAATCTTTGGCATTCATTGGTGTTTTAATTGCTCCCGGCGCGATAGCATTAATATGTAATCCCTTTGAAGCATAATCAAAAGCCAACTGTTTGGTATATCCAATAATTGCATGTTTACTGGTTGTATATGCCGCCCCGCCCCCACCAGCAGTAAAGCCAGCTATAGACGCCATGTTAATAATATGTCCATATCCAGAGGCAATCATCTTGGGTAATACAGCATTCGATAAAATAAACATCGGTGTTAAGTTTGTATCCATCACCCGTTGCCAAGTCTCCAAGTCAATGGTTAAAGATGGCTGATAATCATCTAAGATTCCTGCTGTATTCAATAGAATGTCAATTGAAACATCACTAGTTATGTGTTCCACCAACATTTCTAGTTTTTTGTGTTGTCTAATGTCAATTTGATACGTATGCAAATGTTTGTGTGTGTACGTAATTTTTTCTTTGTCTAAAGCATACACTGTTGCTCCTTGAGACAAATAAGTTTTCAATTGCGAAAAACCGATGCCTGAAGCAGCACCGGTTAATAAAACATTTTTATTTGTATAATTTTGTTCAATCATTTGTCTAATTTAATAATCTTACTAAGTGCAAAAATCAAAATACCACCAACAATCAATGACACAATTTCTCCTGGCAAAACACTAATATAGTACGCCAACCATTGTGAAAAAAGACCGCCTGATGCGCCTGAAGGAAATGAACCACTGGCACCAATATTAAAGGCAAATGTAAACTCTGCTGCTAAAATACCCATTCCTAATGTAGAAACTACAAAAGAGCTAATTAAAATTTTTACCAGCGTGCTTGTTACTTTGCGAGTCAACAGATAAGTTACAGTGGTCATAATCAAGGTACCTGCGGTACCAAATATCCAATCAACCCAACCTAATGGCGAAATGAGATTGGCGATAAAAACGCCTAGCCCCAATGCCAAAATATATCGTTTATTCCATGCGGATAAGTGATTTAAGCCCTCAGATAAACGTAACTGAACTGGTCCAAATCCGATTGGTGCTATAACTAACGTAATTGCTGCATACAACGCAGCAACAATCGCTGTTAATGTGATATTTCTAGTGCGATTGCTTTGTCGCGCACTTACTGTTTTTTGCATAAATAGTATCTCCTAGTTTTTTTAAGCGGGATGGTTGATGAACCGCTATTATTAAGTCTCAGAACACAATCAATTAATTCGTACTCTCATCCATGAAATCCTTCAATTGTTTTGAACGACTTGGATGACGTAACTTTCGTAACGCTTTCGCTTCAATTTGACGAATACGTTCACGTGTTACACCAAATACACGGCCAACTTCTTCCAATGTACGTGTACGTCCGTCTTCTAATCCGAAGCGCAAACGCAAGACATTTTCTTCTCGATCAGTCAATGTATCCAAAACAGATTCCAATTGTTCCCTGAGCATTTCATATGCTGCAGAATCAGCTGGAGAAACTGCCTCATTATCTTCGATGAAATCACCCAAATGAGAATCATCTTCTTCACCAATAGGTGTTTCAAGAGATACTGGTTCTTGAGCAATTTTTAAGATTTCACGTACTTTGTCGGCCGT contains:
- a CDS encoding LysR family transcriptional regulator — its product is MEIKQLEYFVTAHNCGSLSKAAAKLFTTQPNVSRVIKLFEQELGSPLFERTSKGLKLTAYGKSIYSYAENILKNVNLITDTNSISSNNNFSVATYPSNIMSWLLVELYQKNPDMILSHQQGTVEEITTQVSQGFSELGILYVSQNQLKAFRHIISHKKLKFIEIEKREACIYVGHNNPLYNKTSISFEELLKLKFVRGLNDFFSMEHQLEQVNVGGFATDTLQPTVYTNSEHLLTNIILETDVVELGINMVSPSHKQYDIKNLKIEGEDAYLTFGYVIQQDHNLSHNAQELLKSLEKLLKP
- a CDS encoding 3-oxoacyl-ACP reductase, producing MIEQNYTNKNVLLTGAASGIGFSQLKTYLSQGATVYALDKEKITYTHKHLHTYQIDIRQHKKLEMLVEHITSDVSIDILLNTAGILDDYQPSLTIDLETWQRVMDTNLTPMFILSNAVLPKMIASGYGHIINMASIAGFTAGGGGAAYTTSKHAIIGYTKQLAFDYASKGLHINAIAPGAIKTPMNAKDFAGDASMAQQVANQTPAKRWAAPQEVADLTMFLTSPQADYINGTVVPIDGGWTLGH
- a CDS encoding QueT transporter family protein; the encoded protein is MQKTVSARQSNRTRNITLTAIVAALYAAITLVIAPIGFGPVQLRLSEGLNHLSAWNKRYILALGLGVFIANLISPLGWVDWIFGTAGTLIMTTVTYLLTRKVTSTLVKILISSFVVSTLGMGILAAEFTFAFNIGASGSFPSGASGGLFSQWLAYYISVLPGEIVSLIVGGILIFALSKIIKLDK